In Triticum urartu cultivar G1812 chromosome 6, Tu2.1, whole genome shotgun sequence, the following proteins share a genomic window:
- the LOC125514545 gene encoding uncharacterized protein LOC125514545 isoform X2 — protein MERAVGELAAEDGRGGANSLLPAPHHVPSFLLSDRTESVLQRDPATRGGAATGDAAGEAGEVPPEVRLRSSRTSPSTAATGGTFAAGFHMNRHDGRAMLR, from the exons ATGGAGAGGGCGGTCGGCGAGCTGGCGGCTGAGGATGGAAGAGGCGGCGCTAATTCGCTGCTACCCGCACCGCACCACGTCCCTAGCTTCCTCCTCTCTGATCGAACCGAGTCCGTTTTACAAAGGGATCCGGCGACTAGAGGGGGAGCTGCCACCGGTGATGCTGCCGGAGAAGCTGGCGAGGTTCCTCCAGAAGTGCGCCTAAGGAGTTCCAGGACGAGCCCCAGTACGGCGGCGACTGGTGGTACCTTCGCGGCCGGGTTTCATATG AACAGGCATGATGGGAGGGCGATGCTCCGTTGA